A region of Chitinophaga horti DNA encodes the following proteins:
- the gcvP gene encoding aminomethyl-transferring glycine dehydrogenase: MNLLDIQQNEFVHRHIGPNEAETRKMLHTIGEAGIEELVSKTVPASIRMQGALDIPHAMSEHDYLSHLKEVSLKNKVFKNYIGQGYYDTITPSVILRNVFENPGWYTQYTPYQAEISQGRLESLLNYQTMVSDLTALPITNASLLDEATAAAEAMAMFFSALNRDHDHLVRPKFFVDANVLPQTLDVVVTRATPLNIEVVVGDFATAGIDETYFGALLQYPDTKGNVHDYRTFIDNVHAAGAYVAMATDLLALTLLTPPGELGADAAIGSAQRFGVPLGFGGPHAAFFATKDEFKRAIPGRIIGVSIDANGGRALRMALQTREQHIKREKATSNICTAQALLANMAAMYAVFHGPKGLAHIATRVNLLTAALASKLKAAGVKVLNDTFFDTISLEIADVAALRSKAEAAGINFRYEGNIVGISLDETTSLKDLNNVLALFNGGHIGVSDTKNEAVIPADLIRTSAYLLHPVFNTHHSESQMMRYIKFLENKDLSLNTSMISLGSCTMKLNAATEMIPLSWAHWSKMHPFAPIAQAAGYMQIVDELSQYLSVITGFDACSLQPNSGAQGEYAGLLVIKQYHESRGEGHRNVMLIPISAHGTNPASAVMAGFKVVIVKAHDNGYIDVADLKAKAEQHAANLAGIMITYPSTYGVYEESVKDICNIIHQHGGQVYMDGANMNAQVGLTAPGLIGADVCHLNLHKTFAIPHGGGGPGMGPICVAKHLAPFLPSHVHLQDGKAGNAVSAAPFGSASILLISYAYIRMLGNVGVRKATEYAILNANYMKARLQNDFDILYTGVNGTCAHEFIVDLRPFKATAGIEAEDVAKRLMDYGFHAPTMSFPVAGTIMIEPTESEDKDELDRFCDALLSIREEIRAVEEGRADKANNVLKNAPHTQFVITADEWDKPYSRQQAAFPLEYVKVNKFWPSVSRVNNTHGDRNLICTCEPVSAYAEA; this comes from the coding sequence ATGAATTTATTGGATATTCAACAAAATGAATTTGTTCACCGTCACATCGGTCCGAACGAAGCAGAAACCCGTAAAATGCTCCATACGATTGGGGAAGCGGGCATTGAGGAGCTGGTGAGCAAAACAGTACCGGCGTCTATTCGTATGCAAGGTGCGCTGGACATTCCGCATGCGATGAGTGAGCACGATTACCTGAGCCACCTAAAAGAAGTATCCCTCAAAAACAAGGTATTTAAAAACTATATCGGTCAGGGTTATTACGACACCATTACGCCCAGCGTAATTCTGCGTAATGTGTTCGAAAACCCGGGATGGTACACGCAGTACACGCCCTACCAGGCCGAAATTTCCCAGGGCCGCCTCGAAAGCCTGTTGAACTACCAGACCATGGTAAGCGACCTGACGGCCCTGCCGATCACCAACGCTTCCCTGCTGGACGAAGCTACGGCTGCGGCTGAAGCGATGGCCATGTTCTTCAGCGCATTAAACCGCGATCATGACCACCTCGTACGTCCGAAATTCTTTGTAGATGCGAACGTGCTGCCACAAACGCTCGACGTAGTGGTAACCCGCGCTACGCCGCTGAACATCGAAGTAGTGGTAGGCGACTTCGCTACTGCCGGCATCGACGAAACTTACTTCGGCGCACTGTTGCAATATCCTGACACTAAAGGTAACGTACACGACTACCGCACCTTTATCGATAACGTACACGCGGCAGGCGCTTACGTAGCCATGGCTACCGACTTGCTGGCGCTTACACTGCTCACGCCTCCGGGCGAACTGGGTGCCGATGCTGCTATCGGTTCCGCTCAGCGTTTCGGCGTTCCGTTGGGCTTTGGCGGACCGCACGCTGCGTTCTTTGCTACCAAAGATGAATTTAAACGTGCCATTCCCGGCCGTATCATTGGTGTAAGCATCGACGCTAACGGTGGCCGCGCACTGCGCATGGCGCTGCAAACACGCGAGCAGCACATCAAACGTGAAAAAGCAACTTCCAATATCTGTACAGCACAAGCGTTGCTGGCGAACATGGCCGCTATGTACGCTGTGTTCCACGGTCCTAAAGGCCTGGCGCACATCGCTACCCGTGTAAACCTGCTCACCGCCGCACTGGCATCCAAACTGAAAGCTGCCGGCGTTAAAGTGCTGAACGATACTTTCTTCGATACCATCAGCCTGGAAATAGCCGACGTTGCCGCCCTGCGCAGCAAAGCAGAAGCAGCCGGCATCAACTTCCGTTATGAAGGCAACATTGTAGGCATTTCACTGGACGAAACCACCAGCCTGAAAGACCTGAACAATGTACTGGCATTGTTTAACGGTGGCCACATTGGTGTTTCGGATACGAAGAACGAAGCGGTGATTCCTGCTGATCTTATCCGTACTTCCGCTTACCTGCTGCACCCGGTGTTTAATACTCACCACAGCGAGTCGCAGATGATGCGTTACATCAAGTTCCTTGAGAATAAAGATCTTTCCCTCAATACTTCCATGATCAGCCTCGGCTCCTGCACCATGAAACTGAATGCAGCGACCGAAATGATTCCCCTGAGCTGGGCACACTGGAGCAAAATGCACCCGTTTGCGCCTATCGCACAGGCAGCTGGTTACATGCAGATCGTAGATGAACTGAGCCAATACCTTTCTGTCATTACCGGCTTCGACGCCTGCAGCCTGCAACCTAACAGTGGTGCACAGGGCGAGTATGCGGGTCTGCTGGTGATCAAACAATACCACGAAAGCCGCGGCGAAGGTCACCGTAACGTGATGCTGATCCCGATCTCCGCACACGGTACCAACCCTGCGAGCGCGGTGATGGCCGGCTTTAAAGTGGTGATCGTAAAAGCACACGACAACGGTTACATCGACGTAGCTGACCTTAAAGCGAAGGCTGAACAGCATGCCGCCAACCTGGCCGGTATCATGATCACTTACCCGAGCACTTACGGCGTTTACGAAGAGAGTGTAAAAGACATCTGCAACATCATTCACCAGCATGGTGGACAAGTATATATGGATGGTGCGAACATGAACGCACAGGTAGGCTTAACGGCTCCCGGCCTCATTGGCGCCGACGTTTGTCACCTCAACCTGCACAAGACCTTCGCAATTCCTCACGGTGGCGGCGGTCCTGGCATGGGCCCTATCTGTGTAGCGAAACACCTGGCACCGTTCCTGCCTTCGCACGTGCACCTGCAGGATGGTAAAGCCGGTAACGCAGTATCCGCAGCGCCGTTCGGCAGTGCGAGCATCCTGCTTATCTCCTACGCATATATTCGTATGCTCGGTAACGTTGGTGTGCGCAAAGCCACTGAATACGCGATCCTGAATGCAAACTATATGAAAGCGAGGTTGCAGAACGACTTCGACATCCTGTACACCGGCGTTAACGGTACCTGCGCACACGAATTCATCGTGGACCTGCGTCCGTTCAAAGCTACGGCAGGCATCGAGGCAGAAGATGTAGCAAAACGTTTGATGGACTATGGCTTCCACGCTCCTACCATGAGCTTCCCGGTGGCCGGCACCATCATGATCGAGCCTACTGAGTCTGAAGATAAAGACGAGCTGGACCGCTTCTGCGACGCATTACTGTCTATCCGCGAAGAGATTCGTGCGGTTGAAGAAGGTCGTGCAGACAAAGCCAACAACGTGCTGAAAAACGCGCCTCACACCCAGTTCGTAATTACTGCTGACGAGTGGGACAAGCCGTACAGCCGCCAACAGGCAGCGTTCCCGCTGGAGTATGTAAAAGTGAATAAATTCTGGCCATCTGTAAGCCGTGTGAATAACACCCATGGCGACAGGAACCTGATATGTACTTGCGAGCCTGTGAGTGCGTATGCGGAGGCGTAA